One genomic segment of Hordeum vulgare subsp. vulgare chromosome 2H, MorexV3_pseudomolecules_assembly, whole genome shotgun sequence includes these proteins:
- the LOC123426334 gene encoding nuclear receptor coactivator 6-like, translated as MYGQGGGFNPHFRHAAPPPPPPLSQQPLPPPPPRPQAGVTAGFPQQSLPLPPPLVQYPQPPAMRPPPAQYQHGMPPHLNQAYPYAHLGQMHHMPMLPQQRGFGHMQMPGPQQAMYQPPPQYPMPVPLPPPPPRPPSIAPDNPPPPPPPPSSPPLMPPSPPAAPATSESCAETEGKEGAPNGGHEGKSEKEATELIVSDDSDMDMGGDEDSPSMVRLSVVNSSPAAAADCSGDNNNTANVTKAFNDMPNLGSDLPPSSSGKTKTGNVSIEVGSQLQLIQQDYASDDSEDEEEHTRATSNPVLPEDNEPNQSSDINTEIGHQQVTDAEENVNAVHCSQQNYEPRMHQLKDETSPINHNPDELGQPVTESLSGSESAGMQHSERHGRIQTKRIRSQSPIARRSCSPSGENKHSPSQSSSHERQSRSPLAKRANLHRSKSPHHVSLLPGQPLVASSEPQMQFQPNAMAPSNDFLQNQIRTYPAPDLSHPRPLDFHPHAPQLGVPSQQQPAAFNKDEFNRPFPLDNAPVPLPDGRPEFSAGVGLSYSSHQSSYGQQQPPPGNLASGANIAYPSFQIFPSNLPGSNDLGPVPVSDAVLPKSSIKPHYNPFASTFETDPTLDISPIQSPNAVESASAKAVEHMNTISPFGQSVPGSGTRFNESSAEVVPSRQKQSCPGFTPGGPYDPLLDSIEPSSNSINKMDLAQEANLSATGSRNASKLVNIEVESKNMHGLGLVAESEVGELGEVAADTETGVVENASPEPLGAKDWSSDIPDDIDNDQSLDVSKKSKDSRSMKLFKVAIADFVKEVLKPSWRQGNMSRDAFKMIVRKTVDKVSSSVPGNHIPKTPAKIRQYVQSSQRKVTKLVMGYVDKYVKL; from the exons ATGTACGGACAGGGAGGGGGCTTTAACCCACACTTCCGTCATGccgcaccaccgccgcctccgccgCTGTCACAGCAACCgcttccgccgccaccgcctcgacCACAAGCTGGGGTGACGGCTGGCTTCCCCCAGCAGTCGCTACCACTGCCGCCGCCGCTGGTGCAGTACCCGCAGCCCCCAGCAATGCGTCCGCCGCCTGCGCAGTACCAGCATGGCATGCCGCCACATCTGAATCAGGCCTATCCCTATGCCCATCTAGGCCAGATGCACCACATGCCAATGCTCCCACAGCAGAGGGGTTTTGGGCATATGCAAATGCCTGGGCCACAGCAAGCCATGTATCAGCCCCCTCCGCAGTATCCCATGCCAGTgcctctccctccaccaccgccgcggcCACCAAGCATTGCTCCAGATAACCCGCCACCTCCACCCCCGCCACCATCTTCTCCGCCTCTTATGCCTCCGTCGCCACCAGCTGCTCCGGCAACTTCAGAGTCATGTGCAGAGACAGAAGGAAAAGAAGGTGCCCCAAATGGTGGTCATGAAGGCAAAAGTGAGAAAGAAGCAACTGAATTAATTGTGTCTGATGACTCGGATATGGATATGGGTG GAGATGAGGACTCACCATCAATGGTTCGTCTGAGCGTTGTCAATTCttcgcctgctgctgctgctgattgcTCTGGAGATAATAATAATACTGCTAATGTGACAAAGGCTTTTAATGACATGCCCAACCTTGGCAGTGATTTGCCACCTAGCAGCAGTGGGAAGACTAAAACTGGAAATGTGTCCATTGAAGTTGGGAGCCAGTTGCAGTTAATACAACAAGACTATGCCTCAGATGACAgtgaggacgaggaggagcataCTCGTGCTACTAGCAACCCTGTGCTGCCTGAAGATAATGAGCCGAATCAATCAAGTGATATAAATACTGAAATTGGTCATCAGCAGGTTACTGATGCAGAGGAAAATGTGAATGCAGTTCATTGCTCTCAGCAAAATTATGAGCCTAGAATGCATCAGCTTAAGGATGAGACAAGCCCAATAAATCACAACCCAGATGAGCTGGGGCAGCCAGTCACAGAAAGTTTAAGTGGCAGTGAGTCTGCTGGAATGCAACATAGTGAAAGGCATGGGAGGATCCAGACGAAACGAATCCGTAGTCAGTCACCTATAGCTAGGAGGAGCTGTAGCCCTTCTGGAGAAAACAAGCACAGTCCATCCCAAAG ttCATCACATGAAAGGCAAAGCAGGTCACCTCTTGCTAAGCGGGCTAATCTTCATCGGAGCAAATCACCACACCATGTGAGTTTGCTACCAGGACAACCACTAGTTGCAAGTTCAGAACCCCAGATGCAGTTTCAGCCAAATGCTATGGCACCATCAAATGATTTCCTGCAGAATCAGATAAGAACCTATCCTGCACCAGATCTTTCTCATCCTAGGCCGTTGGATTTCCATCCTCATGCTCCCCAGCTAGGTGTTCCTTCTCAACAGCAGCCTGCTGCCTTCAACAAGGATGAGTTTAATAGGCCTTTTCCTCTTGACAATGCGCCAGTTCCTCTTCCAGATGGACGGCCAGAGTTTTCTGCTGGTGTAGGTCTGTCTTATTCAAGTCATCAATCTTCATATGGCCAGCAACAGCCTCCTCCTGGCAATTTGGCTTCGGGAGCTAACATAGCTTACCCATCTTTCCAGATATTTCCATCAAATCTGCCAGGAAGTAATGACTTAGGTCCTGTACCTGTATCTGACGCTGTTCTGCCTAAATCGTCTATCAAGCCACACTACAACCCATTTGCATCTACCTTTGAAACAGATCCGACTCTTGATATTAGTCCCATTCAAAGTCCAAATGCAGTTGAGTCTGCTTCAGCAAAAGCAGTAGAGCACATGAATACAATTAGTCCTTTTGGTCAGTCTGTTCCTGGATCTGGAACTCGTTTCAATGAAAGTTCTGCAGAAGTTGTGCCCAGTCGGCAGAAACAATCTTGTCCTGGCTTTACTCCTGGGGGTCCCTATGATCCACTTCTGGATAGTATTGAACCCTCAAGCAATTCAATCAACAAGATGGATCTTGCTCAAGAGGCGAATCTGAGTGCCACTGGTAGTCGTAATGCATCAAAACTTGTGAACATAGAAGTGGAGAGTAAAAATATGCACGGACTCGGGCTTGTTGCCGAATCAGAGGTTGGAGAACTTGGAGAGGTGGCAGCAGATACTGAAACAGGAGTGGTGGAGAATGCAAGCCCTGAGCCCTTAGGTGCTAAAGACTGGAGCTCAGATATTCCTGATGATATCGACAATGACCAGTCATTGGATGTAAGTAAGAAGAGCAAGGACTCCAGATCAATGAAGCTTTTTAAGGTTGCTATTGCAGATTTCGTTAAGGAAGTTCTTAAGCCATCATGGAGGCAGGGAAACATGAGCAGAGATGCTTTCAAAATGATTGTTAGGAAAACAGTTGATAAGGTCTCTAGTTCGGTTCCTGGCAATCATATACCGAAAACACCAGCCAAGATTAGACAGTATGTCCAGTCTTCTCAAAGGAAAGTGACCAAACTAGTAATG GGTTATGTTGACAAGTATGTGAAGTTATAG